One part of the Phragmites australis chromosome 3, lpPhrAust1.1, whole genome shotgun sequence genome encodes these proteins:
- the LOC133912374 gene encoding transcription factor MYB2-like, protein MDMAHEREASSEEEVMAGELRRGPWTVEEDLLLVNYVATHGEGRWNSLARSAGLKRTGKSCRLRWLNYLRPDLRRGNITPQEQLLILELHSRWGNRWSKIAQHLPGRTDNEIKNYWRTRVQKHAKQLKCDVNSQQFKDVMRYLWMPRLVERIQAAASSAAAGEMQLAAADTPLSSWQNSADDGLYASPELPADACWPAEFSATAAGQLANPALPELSSTTAGSSSPSSDSGAGAQPRPAPAHGAEWFTTACDASSAAAMHDTGLIAQQQQQQPYLLGETSTSELPELGVADFEIGSFDVESIWSMDENLWYTQTQGL, encoded by the exons ATGGACATGGCGCACGAGAGAGAGGCGAGCAGCGAGGAGGAGGTGATGGCCGGCGAGCTGCGGCGCGGGCCGTGGACGGTGGAGGAGGACCTCCTGCTGGTCAACTACGTCGCCACGCACGGCGAGGGCCGCTGGAACTCGCTCGCCCGATCAGCAG GGCTGAAGCGCACCGGCAAGAGCTGCCGCCTCCGGTGGCTCAACTACCTCCGCCCCGACCTCCGGCGCGGCAACATCACGCCGCAGGAGCAGCTTCTCATCCTCGAGCTGCACTCGAGGTGGGGCAACCGCTGGTCCAAGATCGCGCAGCACCTCCCGGGCCGCACcgacaacgagatcaagaacTACTGGCGCACGCGCGTGCAGAAGCACGCCAAGCAGCTCAAGTGCGACGTCAACAGCCAGCAGTTCAAGGATGTCATGCGCTACCTCTGGATGCCCCGCCTCGTCGAGCGCATCcaggccgccgcctcctccgccgctgcGGGGGAGATGCAGCTCGCCGCCGCAGACACGCCCCTGTCGTCGTGGCAGAACAGCGCCGACGACGGCCTCTACGCGTCGCCCGAACTGCCCGCCGACGCCTGCTGGCCCGCCGAGTTCAGCGCAACCGCCGCCGGGCAGCTGGCAAACCCCGCCCTCCCGGAGCTGTCGAGCACCACGGCCGGATCATCCTCTCCGTCCTCGGACTCTGGCGCGGGGGCACAGCCCCGGCCCGCCCCGGCCCACGGCGCCGAGTGGTTCACCACCGCCTGCGACGcctccagcgccgccgccatgcACGACACGGGCCTCATcgcccagcagcagcagcagcaaccgtACCTGCTCGGAGAGACGTCGACGTCCGAGCTCCCGGAGCTCGGCGTTGCTGACTTCGAGATCGGCAGCTTCGACGTCGAGAGCATCTGGAGCATGGACGAAAACTTGTGGTACACGCAGACGCAGGGCCTGTGA